In one Rhopalosiphum padi isolate XX-2018 chromosome 3, ASM2088224v1, whole genome shotgun sequence genomic region, the following are encoded:
- the LOC132924690 gene encoding uncharacterized protein LOC132924690, which translates to MGDGKFNGTNSRMKRTTYDEDRAFKEEPPFKSQRLYQHNDDQYLQGQNDTQYQFENTEITEHNYERIPATTVYKKLQVLEIRDKILRASTTLPIKEVNVDEIKPMVGTCQDMCPEKERLLRIHGNMVSPFECKMIDTKLEPVFEMMVKQYARSSADQANPLSQELRPTPILIKTMHYMLKNIIYPIESNIEQDLASWYDFCWDRLRAIRKDIVQQNLQNSEVVTILEQIGRFHIACYDLMLGYTGFDIKLNTENLNNCIQMLMPMYRDSEQPCPNEPEFVSYELLMHLGNPQFHIAYDLLPIHIKQTPQVRFCIKANNTYLQSSDCKAFFNLLRSTTFMNCCILQRVIPGIRYNNIKMMNMSYTTVKRVYKLEMGHFMEKLCFDDKQLAQEFFSDIQLQFNETHVDLSRNIAIRAPELRRQKQEFIISEKRQNLTFLISRVENMPDVIVSPVHSSFDDNDRFYDHTINEVNKDLSTEISDSEMVVDTLSPSNSSDDDTNRKVFSTTPIQTPVLEIPTFTFNLPKFSLPPIQVQKPFVNFEWNLPPKLSTFQDILTSNQSNLSTSSLVTNNITSLPIPTTQDVFIKPPCQSPMNISPIQQTHPQINLNEKPDVTQVIEHQTNLTKKYFCKWQNYVNRKKSIYIEEMFADGDLFHSECISSLSSSPSSTKSLSFVDEVIEIIQEEPKEWLNKQYVLAKKYFFIWLRKVLRRRRKIEIDPVCSMPWSVFMQVHGTPKETLSNTFQNVKSERQFKNPFDPLNINNSTEYDISVQIANIFVKNVKEMKKDEYDRKKIFWKLAINYGDTPEPYCIEKKVLTIIYGKLGFSNNQVQKIYTDYNAYFIKTVHSCIGQFNWTNNGLNAALIFTNTDKEDIETLFKRVDLILQSTPIAIPLVMIFSSKSDKNSINHYEYVLDGYKENEYINNYSVYIWEGPKTILESIEFFSKHYVDLTPGARTEKLYYNLLNFSRHFFVKVRSLLSEDNPNTIIEKYNQCLDAYILRLGRNNKILTDLAPDLIPYYTQNPDEFSKEYSNFNLKYFEDVLNIAHLLPYESWPPNNIDDLMDYVKNMCKLSNRRSWCLDILQMLQLYRQANLEYCLLNASWYEPIEMWIEGTLEKCSIAQNDFIIFYNGDPITDVLNMIFSDQQ; encoded by the coding sequence ATGGGTGATGGTAAATTTAATGGTACTAATTCGCGTATGAAGAGAACTACTTATGATGAAGATAGAGCATTCAAAGAAGAACCACCTTTTAAATCACAGCGTTTATATCAACATAATGATGATCAATATTTGCAAGGCCAAAATGATACTCAGTATCAATTTGAAAATACTGAAATCACTGAACACAATTATGAAAGAATTCCAGCtacaactgtttataaaaaattacaggTATTGGAAATTAGAGATAAAATATTACGTGCATCTACTACATTACCAATTAAAGAAGTTAATGTTGATGAAATCAAACCAATGGTTGGTACTTGTCAAGATATGTGTCCAGAAAAAGAACGTTTATTACGTATACATGGTAATATGGTTTCACCGTTTGAATGTAAAATGATTGACACAAAATTAGAACCAGTTTTTGAAATGATGGTAAAACAATATGCTAGAAGTTCCGCTGACCAAGCTAATCCGTTATCTCAAGAATTGAGACCGACACCTATACTTATTAAAACTATGCAttatatgcttaaaaatattatatacccaatTGAATCTAACATTGAACAAGATTTGGCTAGTTGGTATGACTTTTGTTGGGATCGTTTGCGTGCAATACGAAAAGATATTGTTCAACAAAATTTACAGAACTCTGAAGTTGTGACAATATTAGAACAAATTGGCCGTTTTCATATTGCCTGTTATGATCTAATGCTTGGTTATACAGGCTTTGATATAAAGTTAAACACAGAAAACCTAAACAATTGCATTCAAATGTTAATGCCTATGTATAGAGATTCAGAGCAACCATGTCCAAATGAACCAGAGTTTGTGTCGTATGAGTTGCTCATGCATTTAGGAAACCCACAATTTCATATAGCATATGatttattaccaattcatataaAACAAACACCTCAAGTGAGATTCTGTATTAAGGCTAATAACACTTATTTACAATCAAGTGATTGTAAGGCGTTCTTCAATTTACTAAGAAGTACGACTTTTATGAATTGTTGTATATTACAAAGAGTTATTCCaggtattagatataataatataaaaatgatgaacATGTCATATACTACCGTGAAAAGAGTTTATAAGCTTGAAATGGGACATTTTAtggaaaaattatgttttgatgaTAAACAATTAGCACAAGAGTTTTTTTCTGATATACAATTACAGTTTAATGAAACGCATGTAGACCTTTCTCGTAATATAGCCATTCGTGCGCCTGAGCTTAGAAGACAAAAACAAGAATTCATAATTTCTGAGAAAAGACAAAATTTAACATTCTTAATATCTAGAGTAGAAAACATGCCTGATGTTATAGTAAGCCCAGTTCATTCAAGCTTTGACGACAATGATCGTTTTTATGATCATACTATTAATGAAGTAAACAAAGATCTGAGCACTGAAATATCAGATTCTGAGATGGTAGTAGACACTCTTTCTCCATCAAATTCAAGTGATGACGATACAAACAGAAAAGTATTCTCTACTACTCCAATACAAACTCCAGTTTTAGAAATACCtacatttacttttaatttacctAAGTTTTCATTACCACCTATACAAGTTCAAAAACCATTTGTCAATTTTGAATGGAATCTGCCTCCAAAATTATCTACTTTCCAAGATATTTTAACCTCAAACCAATCAAATCTATCAACAAGTTCACTTGtaacaaacaatataacaaGTCTTCCAATACCAACTACTCAAGATGTATTTATAAAACCTCCATGTCAAAGTCCTATGAATATAAGTCCTATTCAGCAAACACATCCtcagattaatttaaatgaaaaaccaGATGTTACACAAGTAATAGAACATCAAACTAAtcttaccaaaaaatatttttgtaagtgGCAGAATTATGTTAACCGTAAGAAGTCTATATATATTGAAGAGATGTTTGCAGATGGTGATTTGTTTCATTCAGAGTGTATTTCATCTTTATCTTCATCTCCGTCATCAACAAAGTCTCTAAGTTTTGTCGATgaagttattgaaataattcaaGAAGAACCAAAAGAATGGTTAAATAAACAGTATGttttagcaaaaaaatatttctttatttggtTACGAAAAGTTCTACGTAGAAGAAGAAAGATTGAAATTGATCCTGTATGCAGTATGCCATGGTCAGTATTTATGCAAGTACACGGCACACCAAAAGAGACATTATCAAATACGTTTCAAAATGTTAAGTCTGAgagacaatttaaaaatccatttgatccattgaatattaataattctacaGAATATGATATTAGTGTTCAAATTGCTAATATAttcgttaaaaatgtaaaagagaTGAAGAAAGATGAATATGATAGAAAAAAGATATTTTGGAAATTGGCAATTAATTATGGAGATACACCAGAACCctattgtatagaaaaaaaggTGCTAACAATTATTTATGGTAAATTAGGATTTAGTAACAATCAAGTACAGAAAAtttatactgattataatgcatatttcataaaaacagTGCATAGTTGTATTGGGCAATTCAACTGGACAAACAATGGTTTGAACGCAGctcttatttttacaaatacggATAAAGAAGACATTGAGACATTGTTTAAACGCGTAGATTTAATTTTGCAGTCAACTCCAATAGCTATTCCTTTAGTCATGATATTTTCTTCTAAATcagataaaaatagtattaatcatTACGAATATGTTTTAGATGGGTACAAGGAAAAcgagtacataaataattactcTGTTTACATATGGGAAGGTCCAAAGACCATTTTggaatccattgaattcttttcCAAACATTATGTAGACTTGACCCCTGGTGCGCGtacagaaaaattatattataatttactcaaTTTTTCTCGACATTTCTTCGTAAAAGTACGTAGTTTATTATCCGAAGATAATCCAAATACTatcattgaaaaatacaatcaaTGCTTGGATGCTTATATTTTACGATTaggtagaaataataaaatattaacagacTTGGCACCCGATTTGATTCCATACTACACTCAAAATCCAGATGAATTTTCAAAAGAATATTCAAACTTCaatctgaaatattttgaagatgtattaaatattgcaCACCTATTGCCATATGAATCATGGCCACCTAACAATATTGATGATTTAATGgactatgtaaaaaatatgtgcAAACTTTCAAACCGTAGATCTTGGTGTTTAGACATATTGCAAATGCTCCAATTGTATAGACAAGCCAATTTGGAATACTGTTTATTGAATGCTAGTTGGTATGAACCAATCGAAATGTGGATTGAAGGTACATTAGAAAAGTGTTCTATTGCACAGAATGACTTCATCATATTTTACAATGGTGACCCAATCACCGATGtacttaatatgatattttcagaccaacaataa